From Ancylobacter pratisalsi, one genomic window encodes:
- a CDS encoding ABC transporter ATP-binding protein has protein sequence MSGEVAKDLLRIENLRVSFAVHGQLNEVVKGVSLRVPAGRTVALVGESGSGKTVISQSIMGLLPPNGIIHDGRILFADPAKDGKVIDIAELDRDGKKIRKLRGGRIGMIFQEPMSSLSPVHTIGNQIEEALQLHRPHPRKEARAITEEMLGLVGFRDPRRNYDQYPFELSGGLRQRAMLAMALICRPALLIADEPTTALDVTIQAQVLKLMKTLQGEMGMAILLITHDLGVVANVADEVVVVYRGRVMEAGPVDDIFRRPQHPYLKALLKASPDFDMPEGERLVALRDVAPAAPPLDLRREAGNRPASTALLNVRNLRKTYGSKHGARVVAVENVSFDIMRGHCFGLVGESGSGKTTVGNLIMRARTADSGSVIFNDRAGPVDVMGLDDNELRAFRPRMQMIFQDPVSSLSPRMTVLDIIREPMIIQGRGSDAEQKHRAVELMECVGLDPRFLSRYPHSFSGGQRQRIGIARALALNPDLIICDEPVSALDVSVQAQVLNLLKDLQASLGLTYLFVSHNLAVVHYMATQIAVMARGRIVEIGPRDALFHRPAHPYTRSLLKAVPLPDLDRKLDFDVAFTGGASDPVTWPEEFRGTAPGSLEMLDLGGGHFVLADRACTARDVTAA, from the coding sequence GTGAGCGGGGAGGTGGCGAAGGATCTGCTGCGCATCGAGAACCTGCGCGTCTCTTTTGCGGTCCACGGACAGCTCAATGAGGTTGTGAAGGGCGTCTCCTTGCGGGTGCCGGCGGGGCGGACGGTCGCGCTGGTGGGCGAATCCGGCTCGGGAAAGACCGTGATTTCGCAGTCCATCATGGGTCTCCTGCCGCCCAACGGCATCATCCACGATGGACGGATCCTGTTCGCCGACCCCGCCAAGGACGGCAAGGTCATCGACATCGCCGAGCTCGACCGCGACGGCAAGAAGATCCGCAAGCTGCGCGGCGGGCGCATCGGCATGATCTTTCAGGAGCCGATGTCCTCGCTGTCGCCGGTGCACACCATCGGCAACCAGATCGAGGAAGCCCTCCAGCTTCATCGCCCGCACCCGCGCAAGGAAGCCCGCGCCATCACGGAGGAGATGCTGGGCCTCGTCGGCTTCCGCGATCCGCGCCGGAATTACGATCAGTACCCGTTCGAGCTCTCCGGAGGCCTGCGCCAGCGCGCCATGCTGGCGATGGCGCTGATCTGCCGTCCGGCGCTGCTGATCGCCGACGAGCCGACCACCGCGCTCGACGTCACCATCCAGGCCCAGGTGCTGAAGCTGATGAAGACGCTTCAGGGCGAGATGGGCATGGCGATCCTGCTCATCACCCATGATCTGGGCGTCGTCGCCAATGTGGCCGACGAGGTGGTGGTGGTGTATCGCGGCCGGGTCATGGAAGCGGGCCCGGTGGATGACATCTTCCGCCGCCCGCAGCATCCCTATCTCAAGGCCCTGCTCAAGGCCTCGCCGGACTTCGACATGCCCGAGGGCGAGCGTCTCGTCGCGCTGCGCGACGTCGCGCCCGCCGCCCCGCCGCTGGATCTGCGCCGCGAGGCCGGCAACCGCCCCGCATCCACGGCGCTGCTGAACGTGCGCAACCTGCGCAAGACCTATGGCAGCAAGCACGGCGCGCGCGTGGTCGCGGTGGAAAATGTCAGCTTCGACATCATGCGCGGCCATTGCTTCGGGCTGGTCGGGGAAAGCGGCTCGGGCAAGACCACGGTCGGCAATCTGATCATGCGCGCGCGCACCGCCGATTCAGGCTCGGTCATCTTCAACGACCGGGCAGGGCCGGTCGATGTGATGGGCCTCGACGACAACGAACTGCGCGCCTTCCGCCCCCGCATGCAGATGATCTTCCAGGATCCGGTCTCCTCGCTCTCCCCGCGCATGACGGTGCTGGACATCATCCGCGAACCGATGATCATTCAGGGGCGCGGCTCGGATGCGGAGCAGAAGCACCGTGCCGTGGAACTGATGGAATGCGTCGGCCTCGATCCGCGCTTCCTCAGCCGCTACCCGCACAGCTTCTCCGGCGGCCAGCGCCAGCGCATCGGCATCGCCCGCGCCCTCGCGCTCAATCCCGACCTCATCATCTGCGACGAGCCGGTCTCCGCGCTGGACGTGTCGGTGCAGGCGCAGGTGCTGAACCTTCTGAAGGACCTTCAGGCCTCGCTCGGCCTGACCTATCTCTTCGTGTCGCACAATCTCGCCGTGGTGCATTACATGGCCACCCAGATCGCGGTGATGGCGCGCGGGCGCATCGTCGAGATCGGGCCGCGCGACGCGCTGTTCCACCGTCCCGCCCATCCCTACACCCGCTCGCTGCTCAAGGCGGTGCCGTTGCCCGATCTTGATCGCAAGCTGGATTTCGACGTGGCGTTCACCGGCGGCGCCTCGGACCCCGTGACCTGGCCGGAGGAGTTCCGCGGCACGGCGCCGGGCTCACTGGAAATGCTCGATCTCGGCGGCGGGCATTTTGTGCTGGCCGATCGCGCCTGCACGGCGCGCGACGTCACGGCGGCATAG
- a CDS encoding adenylate/guanylate cyclase domain-containing protein translates to MTSTTQDDQKHASLRTGRDYPWGCLARQWSGFLLFAFVLTHLLNHAVGIFGIEAMQYVQQWRWLIWQSWPGSVLFYAAVVVHMFLSGYRIALRRTWRMPPDEMWQIVSGLTIPLLAVGHVLQTRVAGSMFGADISYGSVLFLMWPAVVFSQTMLIVVAWSHGVIGLHHALRYQPWYRHWRIPGYILAVLIPCLAFAGFVSAGREASKLTFEPRTQEQAAGVEEVGMVVRSGVAGFAVAFVGLMGLLYLRRRVGSTITITYRGYGPVEVPAGTSVLEASRTHHIPHPSSCRGRGRCATCRVQILAGEGNVAEPFGAESAILNSIAAPPSVRLACQVRPSSDISVRVLMPVLGRHVTSDQDAEALEWAMERDAAVLVLDLRAFATLTQNRLPYEIAVLVNRFSNEMCQAVESHDGRIDVMYGDGLTAVFDQSEHRAVNARSALRAAQDMGRVLEMLNAEMRGVLPIPIRAGIGIHTGRVVLARIGDGIHQQEIRAIGDTLSVAAALESASKDFIADCMVSKETADASGFNFSGMVLREVMLDGGHTSIQAYAIPDAGRLEQVTSSSPVLGTLKLAGA, encoded by the coding sequence ATGACGTCGACGACGCAGGACGACCAGAAGCACGCTTCGCTCAGAACGGGACGTGACTACCCCTGGGGCTGCCTCGCGCGGCAATGGTCGGGTTTCCTGCTGTTCGCCTTCGTCCTGACCCATCTGCTGAACCATGCGGTGGGCATCTTCGGCATCGAGGCCATGCAGTATGTCCAGCAGTGGCGCTGGCTGATCTGGCAGTCCTGGCCGGGCAGCGTCCTGTTCTACGCCGCGGTCGTGGTTCACATGTTCCTGTCGGGCTACCGCATCGCCTTGCGGCGGACCTGGCGGATGCCGCCCGACGAGATGTGGCAGATCGTTTCCGGCCTCACCATTCCGCTGCTCGCGGTGGGCCACGTCCTGCAGACGCGGGTCGCGGGGTCGATGTTCGGCGCCGACATCAGCTACGGCTCGGTGCTGTTCCTGATGTGGCCGGCGGTCGTGTTCTCGCAGACCATGCTCATCGTGGTGGCGTGGAGCCATGGGGTCATCGGGCTGCATCACGCGCTGCGCTATCAGCCCTGGTACAGGCACTGGCGCATTCCCGGCTACATCCTCGCCGTCCTCATCCCCTGCCTCGCCTTCGCCGGCTTCGTCTCCGCGGGACGCGAGGCGTCGAAGCTGACCTTCGAGCCGCGCACGCAGGAGCAGGCGGCCGGCGTCGAAGAAGTCGGCATGGTCGTGCGCTCGGGTGTCGCGGGCTTTGCCGTGGCCTTTGTCGGCCTGATGGGGCTGCTCTACCTGCGTCGCCGGGTCGGCTCGACCATCACCATCACCTATCGCGGATATGGCCCCGTGGAGGTGCCGGCCGGCACCTCGGTGCTGGAAGCCAGCCGCACCCACCACATTCCCCATCCCTCGTCCTGCCGGGGACGGGGGCGCTGTGCCACATGCCGGGTGCAGATCCTGGCCGGGGAGGGCAACGTCGCCGAGCCCTTCGGCGCCGAAAGCGCGATCCTCAACAGCATCGCGGCGCCGCCGAGCGTGCGGCTCGCCTGCCAGGTCCGCCCGTCGAGCGACATCAGCGTGCGGGTGCTGATGCCCGTGCTCGGCCGCCACGTCACCTCCGATCAGGACGCGGAGGCGCTGGAATGGGCGATGGAGCGCGATGCCGCGGTGCTGGTGCTGGACCTGCGCGCCTTCGCGACGCTGACGCAGAACCGGCTGCCGTATGAGATCGCGGTATTGGTGAACCGGTTCTCGAACGAGATGTGCCAGGCGGTGGAAAGCCATGACGGGCGGATCGACGTGATGTATGGGGACGGACTGACGGCGGTTTTCGACCAGTCCGAGCATCGCGCGGTCAATGCCCGCTCGGCACTGCGTGCGGCGCAGGACATGGGGCGCGTGCTTGAAATGCTCAATGCGGAGATGCGCGGCGTGCTGCCAATTCCGATACGTGCCGGCATTGGCATCCACACCGGCCGCGTGGTGCTGGCGCGCATCGGCGACGGCATCCACCAGCAGGAGATACGTGCCATCGGCGACACGCTCAGCGTTGCCGCCGCGCTGGAGAGCGCCTCGAAGGACTTCATCGCCGACTGCATGGTCTCCAAGGAAACGGCGGACGCGTCCGGCTTCAATTTCTCTGGCATGGTGCTGCGCGAAGTGATGCTCGATGGCGGCCATACCAGCATCCAGGCCTATGCCATCCCCGATGCGGGGCGGCTGGAGCAGGTGACATCGTCCAGTCCTGTGCTCGGGACGCTGAAGCTGGCGGGGGCCTAG
- a CDS encoding cyclic nucleotide-binding domain-containing protein, translating into MTIEDEVRSLQKFRMFHEVESGKLKLLAMISDRVVFHPDEVIYEQGAVSDAVYIVLEGQYNVSLRTKSGEIGFAQHVRGALLGEAGVLCDQNRMVTITAETSVVALRIDREAFLQLLKESPPFNHAVMRELGRQIMDLNNICAQLVEKLPKGSAIADAGISLAVPSGAH; encoded by the coding sequence ATGACCATTGAGGACGAAGTCCGGTCGCTTCAGAAATTCCGGATGTTTCATGAGGTCGAGAGCGGCAAGCTGAAGCTCCTGGCCATGATCAGCGATCGGGTCGTGTTCCATCCCGACGAAGTCATCTATGAGCAGGGCGCGGTGTCGGACGCCGTCTACATCGTGCTGGAGGGCCAGTACAATGTGTCGCTGCGCACGAAGTCGGGTGAGATCGGCTTCGCCCAGCATGTGCGCGGCGCCCTGCTGGGCGAAGCGGGCGTGCTGTGCGACCAGAATCGCATGGTGACGATCACCGCCGAGACCTCGGTCGTGGCGCTGAGGATCGACCGCGAGGCGTTTCTGCAGCTGTTGAAGGAGTCTCCCCCCTTCAATCACGCCGTGATGCGTGAGCTGGGCCGGCAGATCATGGATCTCAACAATATCTGCGCCCAGCTCGTCGAGAAGCTGCCGAAGGGCTCGGCCATCGCGGATGCCGGCATTTCCCTGGCCGTACCTTCCGGCGCGCACTGA
- a CDS encoding ABC transporter ATP-binding protein/permease, with protein sequence MYVNFFHYVWQHSRREQIIVLCFVVGSLPFYWWSLDVPKRIVNEAIQGSVFAHGQDKALLFDFTFSLPSFLGGYSFQISDGWMFAQLPYLLALSMLFLVLTLINGWFKYVINIRKGILGERMLRRLRFELFSMVMRFRPEDVRTTKPAEVTSMIKDEVEPIGGFFGEAFITPAFLGTQAITAMAFILAQNMWLGTLALLLILVQGIVIPHLRREQIRLGRMRQLESRVLAGRIGEMIEAAPALHAYGVTRYSASEIGKRLGTLFDIRLRLYRRKFAVKYLNNLLAQLTPFIFYTVGGYLALQGRLDIGQLVAVIAAYRDLPGPIKELIDWDQQRADVTVKYEQVVGAFAKDFLLSEEPESEPEPIPADAPFTMVGVRVVNGRGLVQIDRMSTAITRPGRVAVVGSAGSGRDILPKVLGRQITDYQGSITLGGQELAAMSDRAASAVLLYLTGEPYIMSGTIRDNLVLALRRAAPAPEEPKNAFERYWRDEALMTDNPIVSPDTDWVDYGALDLEGPEHLNAAIITALRVVRGYDEVYRVGMQSRLGSDVPEDIAARMVDARSAILARFAELGIVDYVEAFQPRRFNTNATIGENLLFGVSVGHRFTPENLAQDPFVRSIISAEALSGPLTEIGLKMVETVAEAFQGLAANNPLRERYSFIDDSELGEIWPKVESAWQRGQRRQLPPDVRDKLIGYALMYIEPRHRLNLMDDRLVERVLRARRSFRQFLPAQDVGEIEFYDPKRLMPGASIRDNLLFGRIRYGKAHARERLVAAAAAVMTELGLEAFIVSKGLDQEAGPGGRLLSVQQRATIQLARAMLRHPDILILDDALSSFGASEAHMIMENILEAQAGKTVIITQSAEDDVSMFDQVLRFEGAKLVSGEHTPRTTEATADMVESPHAPSIQAEPPSTETDRSHQDQEAMK encoded by the coding sequence TTGTACGTCAACTTCTTCCATTACGTCTGGCAGCACAGCCGGCGCGAACAGATCATTGTTCTCTGCTTCGTGGTCGGCTCGCTGCCGTTCTACTGGTGGTCTCTCGACGTGCCCAAGCGCATCGTCAACGAGGCCATCCAGGGCAGCGTGTTCGCCCATGGCCAGGACAAGGCCCTGCTGTTCGACTTCACCTTTTCACTGCCGAGTTTCCTGGGCGGTTACAGCTTCCAGATCTCCGACGGATGGATGTTCGCCCAGCTGCCGTACCTGCTGGCGCTGAGCATGCTGTTCCTCGTGCTCACGCTGATCAACGGCTGGTTCAAATACGTCATCAACATCCGCAAGGGCATTCTCGGCGAGCGCATGCTGCGCCGTCTGCGCTTCGAGCTGTTCTCGATGGTGATGCGCTTCCGTCCGGAGGATGTGCGCACCACCAAGCCCGCCGAAGTCACCAGCATGATCAAGGACGAGGTGGAGCCCATCGGTGGCTTCTTCGGCGAGGCGTTCATCACGCCGGCCTTCCTCGGCACCCAGGCGATCACCGCCATGGCGTTCATCCTGGCGCAGAACATGTGGCTGGGCACGTTGGCGCTGCTGCTCATCCTCGTGCAGGGCATCGTCATTCCGCATCTGCGGCGCGAGCAGATCCGTCTCGGCCGGATGCGCCAGCTGGAATCGCGCGTGCTCGCCGGACGCATCGGCGAGATGATCGAGGCGGCGCCGGCGCTGCATGCCTATGGCGTCACGCGCTACAGCGCGTCCGAGATCGGCAAGCGGCTGGGCACGCTGTTCGACATCCGCCTGCGGCTCTACCGCCGCAAATTCGCGGTGAAGTACCTCAACAACCTGCTGGCGCAGCTCACCCCCTTCATCTTCTACACGGTGGGCGGCTATCTCGCCCTGCAGGGGCGGCTGGACATCGGCCAGCTCGTCGCCGTCATCGCCGCCTATCGCGACTTGCCCGGCCCGATCAAGGAGCTGATCGACTGGGACCAGCAGCGCGCCGACGTGACCGTGAAATACGAGCAGGTGGTCGGGGCCTTCGCCAAGGACTTCCTGCTCAGCGAGGAACCCGAAAGCGAGCCCGAGCCGATCCCGGCCGATGCGCCGTTCACGATGGTGGGCGTGCGCGTCGTCAACGGGCGCGGTCTGGTGCAGATCGACCGCATGTCCACGGCCATCACCCGGCCGGGGCGTGTGGCCGTGGTCGGTTCGGCCGGCAGCGGCCGCGACATCCTGCCGAAGGTGCTGGGGCGCCAGATCACGGACTATCAGGGCAGCATCACCCTGGGCGGACAGGAACTCGCGGCCATGTCGGACCGTGCCGCGAGCGCGGTGCTGCTGTATCTGACCGGCGAGCCCTACATCATGTCGGGCACCATTCGCGACAATCTCGTGCTCGCGCTGCGGCGCGCGGCGCCGGCGCCGGAGGAACCGAAGAACGCCTTCGAGCGCTACTGGCGCGACGAGGCGCTGATGACCGACAACCCGATCGTCTCGCCGGATACCGACTGGGTCGACTATGGCGCGCTCGACCTGGAAGGCCCCGAGCATCTCAACGCCGCCATCATCACCGCGCTGCGCGTGGTGCGCGGCTATGACGAGGTGTACCGCGTCGGCATGCAGAGCCGGCTCGGCTCGGATGTGCCCGAGGACATCGCCGCGCGGATGGTGGATGCCCGCAGCGCCATTCTGGCTCGTTTCGCCGAGCTTGGCATCGTCGACTATGTCGAGGCGTTCCAGCCCAGGCGCTTCAACACCAACGCCACCATTGGCGAGAACTTGCTGTTCGGCGTGTCGGTCGGGCACCGCTTCACGCCCGAGAATCTGGCGCAGGACCCCTTCGTGCGCTCCATCATCTCGGCGGAGGCGCTGTCCGGGCCGCTGACCGAGATCGGCCTGAAGATGGTGGAAACCGTGGCGGAAGCGTTCCAGGGCCTGGCGGCCAACAATCCGCTGCGCGAGCGCTATTCGTTCATCGACGATTCCGAGCTGGGCGAGATCTGGCCGAAGGTCGAATCCGCCTGGCAACGCGGCCAGCGCCGCCAGCTTCCGCCGGACGTGCGCGACAAGCTCATCGGCTACGCGCTGATGTATATCGAGCCGCGCCACCGCCTGAATCTGATGGATGACCGGCTGGTTGAGCGCGTGCTGCGCGCGCGGCGCAGCTTCCGGCAGTTCCTGCCGGCGCAGGATGTCGGCGAAATCGAGTTCTATGATCCCAAGCGTCTGATGCCGGGCGCCTCGATCCGCGACAACCTGCTGTTCGGCCGCATCCGCTACGGCAAGGCCCATGCCCGCGAGCGGCTGGTCGCGGCGGCGGCGGCGGTGATGACCGAGCTCGGGCTGGAGGCGTTCATCGTCTCCAAGGGCCTCGACCAGGAGGCCGGGCCGGGCGGCCGCCTGCTTTCCGTCCAGCAGCGCGCGACCATCCAATTGGCGCGCGCCATGTTGCGGCACCCTGATATTCTCATTCTCGACGACGCCCTCTCTAGCTTTGGGGCGTCGGAGGCGCATATGATCATGGAGAATATACTGGAGGCCCAGGCTGGAAAGACGGTCATCATCACGCAGTCGGCCGAGGATGATGTGTCGATGTTCGATCAGGTTCTGAGATTCGAGGGAGCTAAACTGGTCAGTGGCGAGCACACGCCCCGCACCACCGAAGCGACGGCGGACATGGTGGAATCACCACATGCACCCTCGATTCAGGCAGAACCGCCTTCCACCGAAACCGACCGTAGCCACCAGGACCAGGAGGCGATGAAATGA
- a CDS encoding polysaccharide lyase — protein sequence MLERFRSPLAGVFLSAFTLSGLLSAPVGAQPADGRDMVLFDGFEGTTFAPGGGLYYKNNHEQGAGSYSFETEVVRSGKQAIDLSVRPQCKKVNGLCSERAEVWEKPEVLVLYGEPVWYAFSMQMAQPIPTERHRYVMAQWKREIEPGADGDYSPLLALRMIDGRVAVTVDTDMATYKATGCQPGDAPASPPDEYSQFRSLIALAPGHEDAVAAGFPGCTSDQRVTRRGGEIPALDSGWIDFVFQVKPGPNGDGRIDVLANGAWVATVEGAIGHEGDGLGDHMYFKFGPYRAGQTGEWRIYYDNFRRGPHCTDVAPEAVCAQVK from the coding sequence ATGCTGGAACGGTTCCGATCGCCCCTCGCCGGCGTGTTTCTGTCTGCGTTCACGCTCTCCGGCCTGCTGTCGGCACCCGTCGGCGCGCAACCGGCCGATGGCCGCGACATGGTGCTGTTCGACGGCTTCGAGGGCACCACCTTCGCGCCGGGCGGCGGGCTCTACTACAAGAACAACCACGAACAGGGCGCGGGCTCCTACAGCTTCGAAACCGAGGTCGTGCGTTCCGGCAAGCAGGCGATCGACCTTTCGGTGCGTCCGCAGTGCAAGAAGGTCAACGGCCTGTGCAGCGAGCGCGCCGAGGTGTGGGAGAAACCCGAAGTGCTCGTGCTCTATGGCGAGCCTGTCTGGTACGCCTTCTCGATGCAGATGGCGCAGCCCATTCCAACCGAACGCCATCGCTATGTGATGGCGCAGTGGAAGCGCGAGATCGAGCCGGGCGCCGATGGCGACTACAGCCCGCTGCTGGCGCTGCGCATGATCGACGGCCGGGTCGCGGTGACGGTCGATACCGACATGGCGACCTACAAGGCCACCGGCTGCCAGCCCGGCGACGCGCCCGCTTCGCCACCCGACGAATATTCCCAGTTCCGCTCGCTCATAGCCCTGGCGCCGGGACATGAGGATGCCGTGGCCGCCGGCTTTCCCGGCTGCACCAGCGACCAGCGGGTGACGCGGCGCGGCGGCGAGATTCCCGCGCTCGATTCGGGCTGGATCGATTTCGTGTTCCAGGTGAAACCCGGCCCGAACGGCGATGGACGGATCGACGTGCTCGCCAATGGCGCCTGGGTCGCGACCGTGGAAGGCGCGATCGGCCACGAGGGCGACGGCCTTGGCGACCACATGTACTTCAAGTTCGGCCCCTACCGGGCCGGCCAGACGGGGGAGTGGCGGATCTATTACGACAATTTCCGCCGCGGGCCGCACTGCACCGACGTCGCCCCGGAAGCGGTGTGCGCGCAGGTGAAGTGA
- a CDS encoding nucleotide sugar dehydrogenase — MNIEASPAAVLEARIAAKEAVIGVIGLGYVGLPLALVAVEAGFPVIGFDINPKRVAEIAAGRQVIKYIPGARMEAALATSRFDVTQDFARLGACDALIVCVPTPLTRQREPDLSFVIDTARAIARTLRPGQIVVLESTTWPGTTVEVVKPILEETGLKAGRDVFLAFSPEREDPGNASYSTATIPKVVGGDGEVAGALAQALYAPLVSRVVPVSSTQVAEAVKLTENIFRSVNIALVNELKTVYGAMGIDIWEVIEAAGTKPFGFMPFYPGPGLGGHCIPIDPFYLTWKAREFDIETRFIELAGQINTRMPYHVVDRLAEALDTLGGRGLSGARILVLGVAYKKNVDDVRESPALKLMELIDERGGLCEFHDPFVAALPSTRRHQRLNGKRSIALTPEAVAGFDAVLVATDHDEVDYALVAAHARVVVDTRNVFTRLGLPVERLLKA; from the coding sequence ATGAACATTGAAGCCAGCCCCGCCGCCGTCCTCGAAGCGCGCATCGCGGCGAAGGAAGCGGTGATCGGTGTCATCGGCCTCGGCTATGTCGGCCTTCCGCTGGCGCTGGTGGCGGTTGAGGCCGGGTTCCCGGTGATCGGCTTCGACATCAATCCGAAGCGGGTCGCCGAAATCGCCGCCGGCCGGCAGGTCATCAAGTACATTCCGGGCGCGCGCATGGAGGCGGCGCTGGCCACTTCGCGCTTCGACGTCACGCAGGATTTCGCGCGGCTCGGCGCGTGCGACGCGCTCATCGTCTGCGTGCCGACCCCGCTCACCCGCCAGCGCGAGCCGGACCTGTCCTTTGTCATCGACACCGCCCGCGCCATCGCCCGCACCCTGCGGCCGGGCCAGATCGTGGTGCTGGAATCCACCACCTGGCCCGGCACCACGGTGGAAGTGGTGAAGCCGATCCTTGAGGAAACCGGTCTCAAGGCGGGGCGCGACGTCTTCCTCGCCTTTTCGCCGGAGCGCGAGGATCCCGGCAATGCCAGCTACTCCACCGCGACCATCCCGAAGGTCGTCGGCGGCGATGGCGAAGTGGCCGGTGCGTTGGCGCAGGCGCTCTACGCCCCGCTGGTGTCGCGGGTCGTGCCGGTGTCCTCCACCCAGGTCGCCGAGGCGGTGAAGCTCACCGAGAACATCTTCCGCTCGGTCAATATCGCGCTGGTGAACGAGCTGAAGACCGTCTACGGCGCCATGGGCATCGACATCTGGGAGGTGATCGAGGCCGCCGGCACCAAGCCGTTCGGCTTCATGCCGTTCTATCCCGGCCCCGGCCTTGGCGGGCACTGCATCCCGATCGATCCGTTCTACCTCACCTGGAAGGCGCGGGAGTTCGACATCGAGACCCGCTTCATCGAACTGGCGGGCCAGATCAACACCCGCATGCCCTATCACGTCGTCGATCGCCTCGCGGAGGCGCTGGACACACTGGGTGGGCGAGGGCTGTCGGGCGCGCGCATCCTCGTGCTCGGCGTCGCCTACAAAAAGAACGTCGACGATGTGCGCGAGAGCCCGGCGCTGAAGCTGATGGAGCTGATCGACGAGCGCGGCGGGCTGTGCGAATTCCATGACCCCTTCGTCGCCGCGCTGCCCTCCACCCGGCGCCACCAGCGCCTGAACGGCAAGCGCTCGATCGCTCTCACCCCCGAGGCGGTCGCCGGCTTCGATGCGGTGCTTGTCGCCACCGACCATGACGAGGTCGACTACGCCCTTGTCGCCGCCCATGCGCGGGTGGTGGTCGACACCCGCAACGTCTTCACCCGCCTGGGCCTGCCGGTGGAGCGCCTGCTCAAGGCGTGA
- the eutC gene encoding ethanolamine ammonia-lyase subunit EutC: MTKDAYVIEDAWLKLAGATPARIALGRAGAGLPTREVLRFALAHAQARDAVHTPFDSEKIAGEITELGLEAVQVTSAAPARDAYLRRPDLGRKLSEAGRAALAPFRDTAPDLVIVVADGLSSTAIHAQAHGFLSALKARIAGEGWRLGPVVIASQARVALGDEVGELLGAKAVVVLIGERPGLSSPDSLGLYLTFAPKVGRSDAERNCISNVRGDGLSFDAAAFKLVWLLKEALARRLTGVTLKDESDLLLVAGHPPPPRIG; this comes from the coding sequence ATGACCAAGGACGCCTACGTCATCGAGGATGCCTGGCTCAAGCTCGCCGGCGCCACACCCGCCCGCATCGCGCTCGGCCGCGCCGGGGCAGGCCTGCCCACGCGCGAGGTGCTGCGCTTCGCCTTGGCCCATGCCCAGGCCCGCGACGCGGTGCACACACCGTTCGATTCGGAAAAAATCGCCGGTGAGATCACTGAGCTTGGCCTTGAGGCGGTGCAGGTGACCTCTGCCGCTCCTGCGCGCGATGCCTATCTGCGCCGCCCCGATCTCGGTCGCAAACTGTCCGAGGCGGGCCGTGCCGCTCTCGCGCCGTTCAGGGATACCGCGCCCGATCTGGTCATCGTCGTCGCCGACGGCCTGTCTTCCACCGCCATCCATGCGCAGGCGCATGGCTTTCTGTCCGCCCTCAAGGCGCGCATCGCCGGGGAGGGCTGGCGCCTCGGGCCGGTGGTCATTGCCTCCCAGGCGCGTGTCGCGCTTGGCGATGAGGTTGGCGAACTGCTTGGGGCGAAAGCGGTCGTGGTGCTTATCGGCGAGCGGCCGGGCCTTTCCTCGCCGGACAGTCTCGGCCTCTACCTGACCTTCGCGCCGAAGGTCGGGCGCTCGGATGCGGAGCGCAACTGCATCTCGAACGTGCGCGGCGATGGGCTCTCCTTCGATGCCGCCGCCTTCAAGCTGGTATGGCTGCTGAAAGAGGCGCTGGCCCGCCGCCTCACCGGCGTCACCCTCAAGGATGAAAGCGACCTGCTGCTGGTCGCCGGTCATCCCCCGCCGCCCCGCATCGGGTGA